The sequence AAGTCCAAACATCAATTTCCGCCTGGTACTTATCGTATATCAATGTATTCAAAGAATATAAATGGTACAGGAGGAACAATATCCATTCAAAACTATGGAGGTATTGCACCTTTTTGGCCAGGCAATAATGAATGGAAATACGATGAACGCATCGTAACTCTAAACAATACTGAATATCTAACTTTTGAATCTTCGGCTCAAAGTGGAATTTATATCGATGATTTAAAAGTAATGCCGATCGATGCTGAAATGACAACCTACACTTATGATCCACTCATTGGAATTACACATGTGGTAGACCCTAATGGTAAAATCCATGAATATCAATACGATGAAAAAGGCAGGTTGATAGAAATACGCGATCCGGAAGGAATGCTGTTGAAGTCATATGAATATCACCTGACTACTGATTAGTCACTAGCCAATTATAATATGTTTAAAAAAATACTCATACTACTCCTAGCAAGCTTTTCTTTATCATCATCCTTCTCTCAAGGATATGAAGATCATAGTATAACCTGGTCCCATCAAGATTGGATTTATTATTACAGTCCTGTTAGCGGAGGTGGTTCAGTCAGGCTTGATATTGTTGATAATGTATTAACTGTACGTTTCGACGCAAGCTTTCAAACTGCCTATGTAATAACCACTCCATTTGAGTTAAATACAACACGCCAATTACCCGATATGACACTGGGACAAATAAACGGTGGTTATACCATAAAAATAGAGGATGGAAAACTAAGAGCCACGGGACCCCAAGTGGCAATAGGGAACTTTGGCAATAAGACCTTTACTCAAGAACTTCCTCATATAAACATATCTGCAAATAAAACAGGGGTATGTCCAGATGATCCTGTGACCATTACAAGAGGATCTTATTATGGAATAACAAGTATCTATGATTTGAAATTGGAGAAAAGTACTTGGAATGGGTCGAGTTGGACAAATTTCAACTATGTAGACAATCCGTCACCACTTGACGGTTCAAGTATCTGGGCTCCTAAGCCAACCAAGAGAACCAGATATCGAGTAAAAGGAGATTATGCATTCAACGGAGGATATTCAGTATACAGCAATACTATCGAAGTTGGTGTCGCCAAAGCTTCTCTTAAAATGACCTATCAGGGAGGAACATCTACAACCTTTCCCGATGCTCCACAGGGAGCAACGGTTGGCTTTAATTTAGATTTAGATAGTGATTATTCACTAAGTTCTGGACCGTGGGTTATTAACGGAAATCATGTTGCATCAATCAGTAGTTATACATTTGATGGTAAAAACCCAGTCACCATTAAGGCATTGGTTCAATCAGCCGCTCTTGACTGTAGTTTTTATACCAATGATGTCACTATAACGCCTAAGCCACACATTGACATACAAGTCGATAAGTCTTTTACTTGTCCAGGTGACCAATTAAGAATTACAAGAACATCTTCCTACGGCACCACAGATCTTTGGAATCTAAGGTTACAAAAAAGTATTTGGAATGGATCTGGGTGGTCAAACTTCACCGATGTTGAGAGTCCTAATCCATTAGATGGTGGAAGCATATGGAATTATAGTTTTGAAAAGCGAATAAGGTTTAGAGTAATTGGTGAGTATGCGTTTGAACTAGGTTACACAGTTGAGAGTAATATTGTTGAAGTTAATTCTTGCAATCAGATAATCACGCGAATATTACGTTTTCGAAATTTCACAGAAAATGCACCCGAAAATCTAAGCAACGAACATGTCAGCACTTTTAAACAATTCTATGATGGACTTGGAAGATTAAAGCAGGAGGTTTCGGTGATGCAATCACCGCAAGAAAGCGATTTTGTTATTCCTCATAACTATGATGGTTTAGGTAGAGAAGCCATTCAATACCTTCCATATGTAGACAATCAGAATCTTGGGAAATATAGAGAGAATGCTATTCAGGATCAATTAGCCTTTTATCAAACGGCTACTGATATCTCCAATTCTTCCACTCCATTTTCAGAACGAAGGTTTGAAAATAGTCCGTTAAA is a genomic window of Marinobacter alexandrii containing:
- a CDS encoding DUF6443 domain-containing protein, producing the protein MFKKILILLLASFSLSSSFSQGYEDHSITWSHQDWIYYYSPVSGGGSVRLDIVDNVLTVRFDASFQTAYVITTPFELNTTRQLPDMTLGQINGGYTIKIEDGKLRATGPQVAIGNFGNKTFTQELPHINISANKTGVCPDDPVTITRGSYYGITSIYDLKLEKSTWNGSSWTNFNYVDNPSPLDGSSIWAPKPTKRTRYRVKGDYAFNGGYSVYSNTIEVGVAKASLKMTYQGGTSTTFPDAPQGATVGFNLDLDSDYSLSSGPWVINGNHVASISSYTFDGKNPVTIKALVQSAALDCSFYTNDVTITPKPHIDIQVDKSFTCPGDQLRITRTSSYGTTDLWNLRLQKSIWNGSGWSNFTDVESPNPLDGGSIWNYSFEKRIRFRVIGEYAFELGYTVESNIVEVNSCNQIITRILRFRNFTENAPENLSNEHVSTFKQFYDGLGRLKQEVSVMQSPQESDFVIPHNYDGLGREAIQYLPYVDNQNLGKYRENAIQDQLAFYQTATDISNSSTPFSERRFENSPLNRALEQGSPGEAWQIGQATVSFEYLLNSVDEVIQWNHVNLLTNSESYYPENQLYKNQTTDEDGNITNEYVDKLGRTILKESFIDSDWAKTYYIYDDFGLLRVVIPPEATSKLNTDFFAANADRQAFLNTWAFQYTYDARKRMSEKKVPGADPIHMVYDKWDRLALTQDGVQHKNDRWLFTCYDALNRPVMTGILNDSRTRSELQASVGSIGSGDTYRFLSFIGTTTNHGYNQHAYPHNNTTGGVIDEVLSVTYYDNYEFKTLTNLSTANYVRPSEFEGANVDAFHILPVYNSKIKGLVTGTKTKVLDTDDYLTTITFYDDKYRAIQVVSENYVNGIDIISNQYDFTGSIREIKSEHSEAANSHTILIEYEYDHANRLLQCFHTHNNGDRIELYSNEYNQLGELITKNLHYSETDAAYMQQVDYEYNIRGWLRSINKASLSNSPEELGPTDLFSLELIYNTPIPSLPNN